gattgtatagaaaaTGACCccacttctcacttgatgtattacctcagtaaacattttcctaatgagtttgaGGTCCCAATAGctagttttatgtctttttcaataccgcatgatgttcattttgtaaattatgatccCATCTAAagtaaaatagataataaagcagggtaCAGTTTAGGTTGTGGCTGCCTTTTGATTGACAAGTCACTTCCCAACTCTGTGTTTTCATTCTAGAATTTTGGACTTTTCAAAGGGTCAGctgctattatatatatatatatatatatatatatatatatatatatatatatatatatatgtccacTTCTTTAAAACCGTCTATTTTCATCATTGCCATTACCCGGCcacaatttgtatttatttttctgatcaaacacctgcaaaactaatgacatttcAATCAATCTCAGTTGTACTTTGTTATTTggtaattagcaaatgttagtgTGCTAATATGTGGAACTAAGATGGGTAACATTCCTGTTAATCATTGACATGCTAGCATTTTTATTGTGAGTATTTAGGATGCTAAAGTAAACATTTAGCCTAAAgcacctctctctctttgtcatgGGCCCCTTTTGTCACTCCTACTTCATTCTTCCACTGTTGATGATCACCTTTGCTTACCTTCTCTTaccttctttctgtctttttatccaCACACCTTGTCACTCTCCTTCTCCAGCCTGTTTCCAACTCCATGCCTCAGAGCAGAGTGACTGCCTCTGTGCCTGAAAACCTAAGTCTGTTCCTGGATCCGGCACCCAAAGCAGGAGAGGAGGGCACTGTCAAGAAACTGTCCAAGGACTCTATTCTCTCCCTGTACGCCTCCACCCCCTCAGTGCACGCCAGCAGTATGGCTACTCACGGTGAGAAAGGAAGAACCTACTCCTCTCAGATGTTCTTTTATTTAATGGGTGATTAATTCCTTACCAATTGCCAAAACGGCCACTCTCCATCTGTGATTATTTTCAACAGGCTTGTACATGAACCAAATGGGTTACCCGACACACCCGTACGGATCGTACCATTCTTTAGCCCAGGCAGGTGGAATGGGAGGCcccatgatgacatcacagatgGCCATGATGGGGCAGCAACAGAGTGGCATGATCGGAGTCCAACAGAATGGCATGATGGGACAGCAGAATGGCTTAATGGCTGCGCAGGGTGTCATGGCTCAGCCTAGTGGCGTTATGGCATCACCCTACATGCCAGGGATGACCCAGGGCATGATGGGACAACAGCAAAGTGGAATGATGGTGCAGCATCAGACTGGGATGATGGGACAGCAGCATAATGGCATTATGGGACAGCAGCAGAGTGGGATGATGGTGCAGCAGCAGGTTGGAGGTTTACCTCATCAGCAGATGTATGGAGTGCAACAAGCCCAGCAGCTACAATGGAACATTACCCaggtatgtgtttgtgtttgtgtgtgtgtgtgtgtgtgtgtgtgtgtgtgtgtgtgtgtgtgtgtgtgtgtgtgtgtgtgtgtgtgtgtgtgtgtgtgtgcgtgtgttggtTTTGGACCATAACAACTCTGATGCTAGTAAAAGTTAACTTCATAACAAAGTCTGTTTTGTTCCTTACAGGTGACTCAGCACATGGCCGGGGTGAATCTCTACAACACCAACGGCATGGTGGGATACAGCAGTCAACAAATGGGAGGCTCGACAACTCCAAGCTCAGCTCACATGACAGCACACGTTTGGAAATGATCTCATCTATCCAGTGTAAAAGTGATGTAACGCCAATAACCCACAAGAGAGGGGAACTGAGTTGTAGGAATGTATGGATCAGACTATCCAGGAGACATTTTCTATTGcaagggagggggaggagggggaggaggaggaggaggggacaggtgtgaagaagaagaaggttttGGAAACCACTActacctctctttctctctcctctctgcccaTGCTTCCTCTTCTCGACCCATCCATGGCCATGTTTCCATGCTTGCCTTCAGAACACTTTGGTACAATGACCAAGACAACAGGGTTCAGAAGTTCACTGGTTACAACTACACATATTTCTTTGTTCCTTGCCTGTATGTgagagtgtgtgcgtgcacatCTGCTGTTTGAGGGTTTCAACCAACTGCTTGACTTACTGCTCGGTTTTTGGagaattttacagtttttcttacTTGACCAGAGCCAGAATcaagaaaatgcaaatattaGCCTAGCTTAACtctgatatgtgtgtgtatttataggaAAACTTACCTTGTTTTGCTGGGAGTTAAATGAGAACATTGATGGCACTCTTATGTCTGTATCATGTTCAAAAAATATGAGGCTCAcgccagcagctggttagcttagcctaGCATAAAGACTTGAAAGACTCTGTCTGTTTGACTTGTACAGATTAAAGAAATTatatcaaatttggtacacgaCCAAGCCAGGCTAACTGTCTCCAACTGTTTCAAGTCTTCGTGTTAAACTAGCTGGCTGCACCTTCCTGAATACTTAAGTTATCCTACCTGTCCAACATTATTAAAATTTAAGAAATCCCTTTACTTGGATTTGTTCCTAGACCCTCACTGTCTCACTAGTTATATACAAAACCTACCTAAACAGCCCGTATTATGATGTCTAATACACAAGTTACAGAGGGCTTCTTTTAGAATCAATATCTAATCTCGACTTTAAGTGTCAAAAGTCCTAAACTGGATTTCGGGAGACCAAAGATCAACGCTAGCTTTATTATGGTTGTACAGTATTCCAATGCTTTGTTACATCTGTGTAGCCACTTAACTAGTGATTAGTTCATTCAATTCAGCAGTCCTTTAATAGTGAGTCATTCTGTAACTGGGGGAACATTTCACatgaacaaaagtaaaaaaaacaaaactaaagtgCTTTGTCAATTTAACAATCAGtagtttaagtttaaaaaagatttaattgTTACATGTCCACAAGTTGCAACGCTTTTAAATTATTAACAGCtttgtttgatattttaatAAGGACATTTGCCCAGTAGGGTCACGCCAATTACTAATAGGTACACATGATAATTTCACTCTACTGGGTAACTTAGTTGATAACTTCCTAATTTTAGCTCATAATTTCAATGATATGCCTAGCATGGCTAAAAAACTGGCATTGTGCTTATCGAGTTAACTTTAAATTTCAACATGTATTCAAATTAGATTTTATAAAAGAATCGGAAACCATAACAACCTGACTGCATTTGACATACTATGTTTTagaaaatgctatttttttccccccgctACAACAGATTATATAGAAGATAGTGTAGTAGTTTAGGTATTAGAATACACATTAATGAACTgagatatttatttcatttaaatatctcaattaaaaatgaatcatattttgaataaataacaaaagatGCTGCAAAagtactaacttacttacttaaatattgttttaaagccAAAACCCACCCATTTGAAAACTGACATTACAACATAGACGCATCATGACAATTTCAAGCTAAATGAagcaaaatgttgatttttaaatatacatatatatatatatataattatcatTAATGGACATGAAACGTACCCCCAGTTGCAGAAGGACTCCGGTATGTTTGCTCATACCTGCTGTTACAGAATGAATGTTTGGGCATATCAATTCACTGTGCTATTTCCTCAGCAAGGGTGGGACACTTAAAAAGTCACTTGCATGCATGTAAATGTTGAGTTAATGCTCACACACCACAAGTTAATCTACCTTGTACAATAGAGGCCTCAAATAATGTTGAATGTCTGTAAAtaagagagaaatagagagagaggtggGGATGGAGACATCTTTTAAGGTACAGATTTCAGATTCTTCCACTGAATTGCATGAGGAGAATGTTTATTAGCTCTgattgtatgtactgtatgtttatcAAGATATCCGAATGTGTCTCTTTGAATGTGTCTCTCTACATGTCGATCAGTCTCTGATCAAGACCAACAAAATGTCTCAATGAATGTGCGTCCTGAATGTGTTTCACTGGACCCGTGTTGAATAAACACGCCTAAGTATTGCTGGGGGTGTGCTTGTTTTTTGGATATTCTACGACTCTGTCAAGCAATGTACACTCGTATCTTTTGAATGTCCTGTGGTCAACAGCGTCCTGTATGTTTTTGGTGAATTATTAAACCAAGTTTTAATGTCTTACCGTCAAATTAGGAGCAAACTGTGACCAGGCTGATGCATTTTCAGGCCACACGGGGGCGTTTACAATTTGGCCAAACCACATTGTGAAGCGAAAAAGCGATTGTACGACCACAATCTGTCACCTCTCTGTGTTTGAGTTAACCTTTCTACACCTCTCCCACACAAGCCATTGCTCTCTGTGTCCTGATTTCTCTGAAAGCGTTTCTAAAGATGTTCATTCTTATAAATGCATGAAGCCATTAGTGTAaataatctgtttgttttttgcatttttccgTAGGAGTACTTAGGTGTTAAGTTGCCATTTTTTATGTGAGGACTAAGAGCTAAAAGAGAGATACATTTACAAACTCTGGCATATTAAGATGCACATTAACTGCTGCCAAATAAGCAGTGCAGCCTTTCACAAGTCGTTGTTCCCTCCAGGTATTTCTTCTCAATTTTAGCTCATTTGGTGGCAGTACAGGCAACAGTGTGGCAGTGTGCAGACAGCAGCTTTCTCTGCTGAGAGCAATATCACCATAAGATAATGTGCTGTCTCTGCAGTGTAACAGCACATCTGTCAGCTAgcgatgagaaaaaaaagtaaaaatccaTCTTTGTGTGCAGTAAGGCTTCACCTGAGCTTTCTCTTTTGTGATTATCTTTTAACTTAAGTTTGCTTGTTATcagttcctttttttgtctggtATATTTTCTGTGAAATAAGAGCAAATAAAGGAATGTATCTTTTTATGTACTTGTCAATCAAGATATTGTATTCTTTATCAGAATATCTCTGTATATTATGTTCCTGAAACAAGATTGATGaacatgtactgtatattagtTCTGCATCTTTTTCACATGCTTTGCCCCTTTTGATTTCATGTCTCCATATTTACTTACATTTGAGAACATGTAACATATGATACTTGTCTCtgtgaaaatatcaaataaataaatattgttttgattAAATTCTATATATTGTATTGATTTGTGAAATGTTTTACACCATCAGTTGCACTAAAACGCTAAGTGAGTGAAACCCAGGCATTAAAGGAGGCAAAATCCTCTATATGTTGCcagttttactctaaatgggaccgtactttactaaataaacatgctgtattgaaggagACTTAAAAACTAGTACCTGAAATCATAAATGAAGGAAAATGTAAAGAGGTAATAAATCGTgtaagaagtagggtcatttacCCATGGACTTTTATAaaatttgacttctttttgcaaccagcggAGTCTCCCCCTGTAGGTATATGGCACtttcacattggcttcacttttcaccTGGGGTTTGCCGCTTGTGATTGTCATAAAGCTACCATTCAAATGATCTCTGACAGCtaagaatctcacagttcagaaataatttaaagcttGTCTAAAGCATAAATATGACCCAAGTTATTCAGTGTTAATGTGTAGCAGTCTTTTGAGGGttaataaagtataataaattatatattatataagccTGGGACTGGAtagtttaaaaagacacaactgacAAATGTTTGTGattcaaataaactttattgACTTTGCGTCCAGATGTCAAAGGGCATGCAAATACAGGCTTCTGAATccgaaattgtttttttttttcttcagtttagtTCTATTTTCTTACAAAACTACGTGCACCTTAAGTAATCAATTCTGCAGCGTACAAACCACAAAAATACCAGTTTTACATTATCAAATACTGCACatagaaaacatttacaaagcACAGGTAGAAAATTACAGCTCCCTTTTCTTCTTCATAAGTATCCTTTCATCAGCAATCTGCTATGCTTTGCCCTTTAAAACATACTCTGTGAACGCTCCTCGGTGGAAAGGTTAAGGCCAGTAAAGACAAGACAACCACTCATCTACCAGCGGCAGCAATCTAATATAACTGGGCTGAATTTCACCATGCTTCCATCCATATTTAGATTTGTTTGCAAGGCATCCTTTTACTATATGTGCTTGGAAATGTCATTAAATCTAGACACTGTTTAAAGGTTCAGTGTGCTTTGCTTGGCTTGATAAGGTGAAGGTTGTCTTGATAGTTCAGGGGGGAGCTACAGTGGCCTTAATATAGTTGACAGACAGCTAAAAGGAAAGAATGGCTACTCAGGAGACTTGTGCTGTGATTACCGACATTTATAGACACGGATGAAGACAGACAGGCAAAttcagcagcagaaaaactcCAATTTGCCCATCAGCTCAGCAGTAATGTCTGTTTTGTTCTCATTGACAGCTGCTACATTAGTAAACAGACATTTGGAATGCATGCTTCattagaaaacaaaagtaaaaactcaaagaaataaataaaaatgtgttgctcatGGGGGCTATCATAAAATAGCAGTTATTCACAATGCATCGCATGCTCTGTTGAGTTTAAATTGCTTTTTGAAAAAGTGACTTAAATCGTGTTTGTCATTGTGTCATGTGGGTTCAGCCTGAGGTTGCCACGACCCGACTCCAATGAGCGAGACGGAGGATGAGGCCCCGAAGTGTGAGGCCCAGCAACAGTGGAGGCTACAGCCAATGGTTATTGCCAGAAGAAGTAAAGTGGAAGGCTAAGTCCATGCTACTTTAAGATACAGCATTTAGTttttgcatctcaataaattccCGTTGACGGTGTACTGGGTCTAATTGACTTCCTCATCGCGTGTCAGTATCATAATTAATATCATCATAATCATACCATCGTAAAGATTAAATACAAGAAAAATCATCAGAGTAACCATGCGGTGAACAATTTCAAGTTCAAAGTACAAAAATCATAACAATTCCATCAGGTATAGATAAATCGAGTTAATCCGTACAGTTGGggggtgggggagggggggttagCAATTCGAAACCCATCGTGgcgatttaaataaataaaaatgcatttcgCCACACAGAATTCATGCTTGTTTCAACCACAGAGctgttcttttaaaatgaacgTACAAAGTATAAgacatacagtatacagtacagtaaaagtaGGGACCGCCTGAGTCAACGCAGGCCAGGTCCCGGGAAAGTCTTCAAAGAGACGGTATAGcaaacaagatgacaaaaaattacactcAGTTCTGGTGTAAGGATTAAGAAATACATTCATAAaactatacatatacacatatagaACTTCGGTACAATATTTCAAGCAAAAtacatttgtcaaaactttcaGTTGTGTGCTACAATAGTGAAGCAATGTCTCCGACACTAAATAAGGCCATTGTAAAATGAACAAGCCCTCATTTTCGCAAAAAAATCTCAAGGCAGCTTTTtgcccctctctcctccttctctgaaTAATACTGCTTtccttacaaaaataaaatacatttccaaCATAGCACTCAAGAGACAATTCGGGTTGATTGAAGATGCATTAGAAAAGTTTTGCACACAATAAAAGTTGGGTTGTTCGATGTGGATCTTACAGGGGAAGCAAGCAAGCGTTATGGGTTTACATTCCAAAGCATCCGCAGCCTTTACATTCAAATATTAGCTGAGTCAGATGCTGTCTAACTCCAGCTAACACTATCATTTACTGTCTGAAACACAGATTACCACGATCCTCATGCTCTATGATGATTCCAATAAACTGCTTCTATGGGTCCATAATCAACATTTTGATTAAGCCAACAATTCAGCCACCTGCTTACATGCATCTACCTTCATGTAACCTTGTCCTGCAATAGTTAACCCTGCTGCTTGTGAGGCTTCAACCTCTATCAAAGCAACCTGTTTCAACTCATTTAAAACTACGGAAGCCCTAAGAGGCAGGGGGAAAAAGGTCTGATCTATAtagttttctctcctgtgtttatgaAGTTTTGCAAGGATCCAAAGGGTTTTTTTAATCCGTGAAAaaagtggttgttgttgttgttgttgttgttgttgttgttgttgttgttgttgttgttgttgttgttgttgttgttgttgttgttgttgttgttgttgttgttgttgttgttgttgttgttgttgttgttgttgttgttgttgttgttgttgttgttgttgttgttgttgttgttgttgttgttgttgttgttgttgttgttgttgttgttgttgttgttgttgttgttgttgttgttgttgttgttgttgtaatactaaTTTTGGCCACAAGGGGCTAAAGTAAACCACTACCTCATGTTCtaattagaaataaatattacattatgtaTAACCTAAATCATTTGATATAACTACATCATGTTGAAGATGTGTAAAAATTCTGACTTCATGCTTTTTCAGGTTTGTTTGCAAAAAAGACAAGGAAATAACttttgaaataaat
This genomic interval from Centropristis striata isolate RG_2023a ecotype Rhode Island chromosome 14, C.striata_1.0, whole genome shotgun sequence contains the following:
- the smap2 gene encoding stromal membrane-associated protein 2, whose product is MMTGKSVKDVDRYQTVLNSLLALEENKFCADCESKGPRWASWNLGIFICIRCAGIHRNLGVHISKVKSVNLDQWTQEQVQCVQEMGNAKAKRLYEAFLPECFQRPETDQSAEIFIRDKYDKKKYMDKVIDIQMLRKEKSCDNIPKEPVVFEKMKLKKDISPKTDSQSVTDLLGLDAPAPSPAVSNGRGCVPDSNESPAVSNPALAHSALDLFSSLPAPCSVSSTKTTPVSNSMPQSRVTASVPENLSLFLDPAPKAGEEGTVKKLSKDSILSLYASTPSVHASSMATHGLYMNQMGYPTHPYGSYHSLAQAGGMGGPMMTSQMAMMGQQQSGMIGVQQNGMMGQQNGLMAAQGVMAQPSGVMASPYMPGMTQGMMGQQQSGMMVQHQTGMMGQQHNGIMGQQQSGMMVQQQVGGLPHQQMYGVQQAQQLQWNITQVTQHMAGVNLYNTNGMVGYSSQQMGGSTTPSSAHMTAHVWK